From a single Sebastes umbrosus isolate fSebUmb1 chromosome 17, fSebUmb1.pri, whole genome shotgun sequence genomic region:
- the acaca gene encoding acetyl-CoA carboxylase 1 isoform X6, with translation MFSWLTVAAGLAAVLGLFFWSCKQLTLVFAACSCRPAMAQQDGAAKKNPAIAVLNSHFIVGSVSEENSEDEIPGKPDLQLEEKETRSSSPSSDSSSSTFEMGFDHIDGPIQNLRPSMSGLHLVKQGRDRRRIDLQRDFTVASPAEFVTRFGGNKVIEKVLIANNGIAAVKCMRSIRRWAYEMFRNERAIRFVVMVTPEDLKANAEYIKMADHYVPVPGGTNNNNYANVELILDIAKRIPVQAVWAGWGHASENPKLPELLHKNGIAFMGPPSQAMWALGDKIASSIVAQTAGIPTLPWSGEGLTVEWSENHQKKKIVNVPTDVYELGCIQDVEDGMKASEKVGYPVMVKASEGGGGKGIRKVNSADDFPNLFRQVQAEVPGSPIFVMQLAKHARHLEVQILADQYGNAISLFGRDCSVQRRHQKIIEEAPATIATSDVFEDMERCAVKLAKMVGYVSAGTVEYLYSQDGSFYFLELNPRLQVEHPCTEMVADVNLPAAQLQIAMGIPLQRIKDIRMLYGVQPWGDSPIDFEGLSTAPSPRGHVIAARITSENPDEGFKPSSGTVQELNFRSNKNVWGYFSVAAAGGLHEFADSQFGHCFSWGENREEAISNMVVALKELSIRGDFRTTVEYLIKLLETESFQHNTIDTGWLDRLISEKMQAERPDTMLGIVSGALHVADVNLRNSVSNFLHSLERGQVLPAHTLLNTVDVELIYEGTKYVLTVTRQCPNSYVVIMNHSSAEVDVHRLSDGGLLMSYDGSSYTTYMKEEVDRYRITIGNKTCVFERENDPSLLRSPSAGKLIQYTVEDGGHVFSGQCYAEIEVMKMVMTLTAAESGCIHYVKRAGAALEPGCVIAKLQLDDPSRVQQAELHTGPLPIIQAVALRGEKLHRVFHNTLDHLVHIMNGYCLPEPFFSTKLKECVERLMKTMRDPSLPLLELQDIMTSVSGRIPPAVEKCIKKEMAQYASNITSVLCQFPSQQIANILDSHAATLNKKSEREVFFMNTQSIVQLVQKYRSGIRGHMKAVVMDLLRQYLKVEIQFQNGHYDKCVFALREENKGDMANVLNYIFSHAQVTKKNLLVTMLIDQLCGRDPTLTDELMAILTELTQLSKTTNAKVALRARQVLIASHLPSYELRHNQVESIFLSAIDMYGHQFCIENLQKLILSETSIFDVLPNFFYHSNQVVRMAALEVYVRRAYIAYELNSVQHRQLRDNTCIVEFQFMLPTSHPNRGNIPTLNRRMSAPILDFIKAADTRLQEKKPRDLKAQDSKSKDDNPEKKNASDSESDDRMSFSSNLNHYGMLHMNSVNDVLLDTSFTPPCQRMGAMVAFRSFQEFTRNINDVLSCFSDSPPSSPTFPEGGNPVLYGEEDNKIILDEPIHILNVAIKTDSDIDDDGLAAVFREFTQSKKSLLFEHGIRRLTFLVAQKREFPKFFTFRARDKFEEDRIYRHLEPALAFQLELNRMRNFALSAIPCANHKMHLYLGAARVEVGIEVTDYRFFVRAIIRHSDLVTKEASFEYLHNEAERLLLEAMDELEVAFNNTTVRTDCNHIFLNFVPTVIMDPSKIEESVRSMVMRYGSRLWKLRVLQAELKINIRLTPTGKQIPIRLFLTNESGYYLDISLYKEVTDSRTGQIMFQAYGDKQGPLHGMLINTPYVTKDLLQSKRFQAQSLGTTYVYDFPEMFRQALKKLWHSYQTFAHLPKCPLPNELLTFTELVLDAQGQLVQMNRLPGGNEIGMVAWRMTLRTPEYPAGREIIVISNDITHKIGSFGPQEDVLFLRASEMARESRIPRIYIAANSGARIGLAEEIRHMFHVAWQDPADPYKGFKYLYLTPQDYKKVSALNSVHCEHVEDEGESRYKITDIIGKDEGLGVENLKGSGMIAGESSLAYDEIITMNLVTCRAIGIGAYLVRLGQRTIQVDNSHIILTGAGALNKVLGREVYTSNNQLGGIQIMHNNGVTHTTVCDDFEGVFALLQWLSYMPMCKSSPVPILNAKDPIDRLVDFIPTKTPYDPRWMLAGRPSQTPKGSWQSGFFDQGSFMEIMQPWAQSVVVGRARLGGIPTGVVAVETRSVELSIPADPANLDSEAKIIQQAGQVWFPDSAFKTAQAIKDLNREGLPLMVFSNWRGFSGGMKDMYDQVLKFGAYIVDGLREYKQPVLVYIPPQAELRGGSWVVIDPTINPRHMEMYADKDSRGGVLEPEGTVEIKFRRKDLVKTMRRVDPIYTGLSERLGTPELSPPDRKELETKLKEREEFLLPIYHQVAVQFADLHDTPGRMQEKGVITDILEWPTSRQFFYWRLRRLLLEDTVKRKIQEANSELTDGQIQAMLRRWFVEAEGAVKAYLWDNNEEVVAWLERQLAEEEGARSVVDENIKYIRRDHILKQIRSLVQANPEVAMDSIVHMTQHISPTQRAEVVRILSTMETSAST, from the exons GCCGAGCATGTCAGGGCTGCACCTGGTGAAGCAGGGCAGAGACCGGCGGCGTATTGATCTCCAGAGGGACTTCACCGTGGCTTCTCCTGCTGAGTTCGTCACCCGCTTCGGCGGCAACAAGGTCATCGAGAAG GTGCTCATCGCCAACAATGGCATTGCAGCGGTCAAATGCATGCGCTCTATCCGCCGCTGGGCCTACGAGATGTTTCGCAATGAAAGGGCAATCCGCTTTGTTGTGATGGTGACCCCGGAGGACCTGAAGGCCAACGCAG AGTACATCAAAATGGCAGATCATTACGTGCCGGTGCCAGGAGGAACTAATAACAACAACTACGCCAATGTCGAGCTCATTCTGGACATTGCTAAACGCATACCTGTTCAG GCAGTGTGGGCTGGATGGGGTCATGCCTCCGAGAACCCCAAACTACCAGAGCTGCTTCACAAGAATGGCATTGCTTTCATGG gtccCCCAAGTCAAGCTATGTGGGCTCTGGGAGACAAGATCGCCTCGTCTATCGTGGCTCAGACAGCTGGCATTCCAACCCTTCCCTGGAGCGGCGAAG GCCTGACAGTAGAATGGTCGGAAAACCACCAAAAGAAGAAAATCGTCAATGTTCCGACTGACGTGTACGAGCTTGGCTGCATCCAGGATGTGGAGGATGGCATGAAG GCTTCAGAGAAGGTCGGCTACCCCGTCATGGTGAAGGCCTCGGAGGGAGGCGGAGGAAAAGGCATCCGTAAAGTCAACTCTGCTGATGATTTCCCCAATCTCTTCAGACAG GTCCAGGCAGAAGTTCCAGGATCGCCTATTTTCGTCATGCAGCTCGCCAAGCACGCCCGCCACCTGGAGGTCCAGATCTTGGCCGATCAATATGGCAATGCCATATCCCTGTTTGGTAGAGACTGTTCTGTGCAGCGACGGCACCAGAAAATTATAGAGGAGGCTCCCGCTACCATCGCCACTTCTGATGTGTTTGAGGATATGGAAAGG TGTGCGGTGAAGCTGGCTAAGATGGTGGGCTACGTCAGTGCAGGTACAGTGGAGTACCTGTACAGCCAGGACGGCAGCTTCTACTTCCTGGAGCTCAACCCTCGTCTACAGGTGGAGCACCCCTGTACTGAGATGGTGGCTGACGTCAACTTGCCTGCTGCCCAACTGCAG ATTGCTATGGGTATTCCTCTTCAAAGGATCAAAGACATCAGGATGCTTTACGGGGTCCAGCCCTGGGGAGACTCTCCCATTGACTTTGAGGGTCTGTCGACAGCCCCCTCCCCACGGGGTCACGTCATTGCAGCACGTATCACCAGTGAAAACCCCGATGAG GGTTTCAAGCCGAGCTCGGGAACAGTGCAAGAGCTGAATTTCCGCAGCAATAAGAACGTGTGGGGCTACTTCAGCGTCGCAGCGGCTGGAGGGCTGCACGAGTTCGCCGACTCACAGTTTGGACACTGTTTCTCTTGGGGAGAGAATCGGGAAGAAGCCATCTC CAACATGGTGGTGGCTCTGAAGGAGCTGTCTATCAGAGGAGACTTCAGGACCACAGTGGAATACCTCATTAAGCTGCTGGAGACTGAAAGCTTTCAGCACAACACCATCGACACAGGCTGGCTGGACAGGCTCATCTCAGAGAAGATGCAG GCGGAGCGTCCAGATACCATGCTGGGAATTGTGAGTGGGGCTCTTCATGTGGCAGATGTCAATCTAAGGAACAGTGTGTCCAACTTTCTGCATTCTCTGGAAAG GGGCCAGGTGCTGCCAGCACACACACTACTCAACACTGTGGATGTGGAACTGATCTACGAAGGCACTAAGTACGTCCTGACAGTGACGCGCCAGTGTCCCAACTCCTACGTGGTCATCATGAACCACTCCTCCGCTGAAGTGGACGTCCATCGGCTCAGCGATGGAGGTCTTTTGATGTCTTATGATGGAAGCAGCTACACTACGTACATGAAAGAAGAGGTGGACAG GTATCGCATCACAATTGGGAACAAGACCTGCGTTTTTGAAAGGGAGAACGACCCTTCGCTGCTGCGATCTCCTTCAGCAGGAAAACTGATCCAGTACACAGTCGAGGATGGCGGACATGTGTTTTCTGGCCAGTGCTACGCTGAAATagag GTGATGAAGATGGTAATGACATTGACAGCTGCAGAGTCTGGTTGCATTCACTATGTGAAGAGGGCTGGAGCAGCACTGGAGCCTGGCTGTGTCATAGCCAAGCTGCAACTGGACGACCCAAGCAGAGTGCAACAG GCAGAGCTGCACACCGGGCCCCTGCCTATTATCCAAGCAGTAGCTCTGAGAGGGGAGAAGCTACACAGAGTCTTCCACAACACACTGGATCACCTTGTTCACATAATGAACGGCTACTGTCTTCCCGAGCCTTTCTTCAGCACTAAA TTGAAAGAGTGCGTGGAGAGGTTGATGAAAACAATGCGCGATCCCTCTTTGCCGCTGCTGGAGCTTCAGGACATCATGACCAGCGTGTCGGGCCGCATCCCCCCCGCTGTGGAGAAGTGCATCAAGAAGGAGATGGCTCAGTATGCCAGCAACATCACCTCCGTGCTCTGCCAGTTTCCCAGCCAGCAG ATTGCAAACATCCTGGACAGTCATGCTGCTACTCTTAACAAGAAATCCGAGAGAGAGGTCTTCTTTATGAACACACAAAGCATCGTTCAGCTTGTGCAGAA GTATCGCAGTGGCATCAGAGGTCACATGAAGGCGGTGGTGATGGACTTGCTCAGACAGTACCTGAAAGTAGAGATCCAGTTTCAGAATG GACACTATGACAAATGTGTGTTCGCACTGCGTGAGGAAAACAAAGGCGACATGGCCAACGTGCTCAACTACATCTTCTCCCACGCTCAAGTCACCAAGAAGAACCTGCTGGTTACTATGCTCATT GATCAGCTGTGTGGCCGTGATCCCACGCTGACGGACGAACTGATGGCTATCTTGACTGAACTCACCCAGCTCAGCAAGACGACCAACGCCAAGGTGGCGCTGCGTGCCCGGCAG GTGTTGATAGCCTCCCACCTCCCCTCTTACGAGCTCCGACACAACCAGGTGGAGTCCATCTTCCTCTCTGCCATTGATATGTACGGACACCAATTCTGCATCGAGAACCTGCAG aAACTGATCCTGTCAGAAACGTCCATCTTTGACGTTCTGCCCAACTTCTTCTACCACAGTAATCAGGTAGTCAGGATGGCTGCCCTTGAG GTGTATGTCCGCAGAGCCTACATCGCCTATGAGCTCAACAGCGTTCAGCATCGGCAGCTGAGGGACAACACGTGTATAGTGGAGTTCCAGTTCATGCTTCCCACCTCGCACCCCAACAG AGGGAACATCCCCACTCTAAACAG GAGAATGTCTGCTCCCATCCTGGACTTTATAAAAGCTGCCGACACTAGATTACAGGAAAAGAAACCCCGGGACCTTAAAGCACAAGATAGTAAATCTAAGGATGATAAccctgaaaagaaaaatgcctCCGATTCAGAGTCTGACGACAG GATGTCATTCTCATCCAACCTAAACCACTACGGCATGCTGCACATGAACAGCGTCAACGACGTTCTGCTCGACACGTCCTTTACGCCGCCTTGTCAGCGCATGGGAGCCATGGTCGCTTTCCGCTCCTTCCAGGAGTTCACCAG GAACATAAACGACGTGTTGAGCTGCTTCTCTGACTCTCCTCCGTCAAGTCCGACCTTCCCGGAGGGAGGTAATCCCGTCCTGTACGGCGAAGAGGACAACAAG ATCATCCTCGACGAGCCTATCCATATCCTGAATGTGGCCATTAAGACAGACAGCGACATTGATGACGACGGCCTGGCAGCCGTGTTCCGAGAGTTTACTCAGTCGAAG AAATCTCTGCTGTTTGAACATGGCATCCGTAGGCTGACTTTCCTTGTGGCCCAGAAG AGGGAATTCCCCAAATTTTTCACATTCCGTGCGAGAGACAAG TTTGAGGAGGACAGGATCTACCGTCATTTGGAGCCGGCACTAGCTTTCCAGTTGGAGCTCAACCGCATGCGCAATTTTGCCCTCTCCGCCATCCCATGTGCCAACCACAAGATGCACTTGTACCTGGGTGCGGCCCGTGTGGAGGTGGGCATAGAGGTGACGGACTACCGCTTCTTTGTGCGAGCCATTATCCGCCACTCCGATCTGGTCACAAAG GAGGCCTCTTTTGAATACCTTCACAATGAGGCAGAGCGTCTACTGCTGGAAGCCATGGATGAGCTGGAGGTGGCTTTCAACAACACGACCGTACGAACCGACTGCAACCACATCTTCCTCAATTTTGTCCCCACAGTCATCATGGACCCATCAAAG ATCGAGGAGTCCGTGCGCTCCATGGTGATGCGCTACGGCAGCCGTCTGTGGAAGCTGCGCGTCCTTCAGGCCGAGCTGAAAATCAACATCCGCCTCACCCCGACGGGAAAGCAAATCCCCATCCGCCTCTTCCTCACCAATGAATCGGGCTACTACCTGGACATCAGCCTGTACAAGGAGGTCACTGACTCCCGAACGGGACAG ATCATGTTCCAAGCTTACGGAGACAAGCAGGGTCCGCTGCACGGCATGCTCATCAACACCCCCTACGTGACCAAGGACCTGCTGCAGTCAAAGCGCTTCCAGGCGCAGTCTCTGGGCACCACCTATGTCTATGACTTTCCAGAGATGTTCAGACAG GCTCTGAAAAAGCTGTGGCACTCTTACCAGACCTTCGCCCACTTACCCAAGTGCCCTCTTCCTAATGAGCTGCTCACCTTCACAGAGCTGGTTCTTGACGCCCAAGGTCAGCTGGTGCAGATGAACAGGCTGCCAGGGGGCAACGAG ATTGGCATGGTGGCATGGCGGATGACTCTGCGCACGCCAGAATACCCAGCGGGACGCGAGATCATCGTCATAAGCAACGACATCACGCACAAGATCGGCTCGTTTGGGCCGCAGGAGGACGTCTTGTTCCTGCGGGCCTCCGAGATGGCCCGAGAGAGCCGCATCCCCCGGATCTACATTGCAGCAAACAGCGGCGCCCGCATCGGGCTGGCGGAGGAAATCAGGCACATGTTCCACGTGGCCTGGCAAGATCCAGCTGATCCGTATAAG GGTTTCAAGTATCTCTACCTCACACCTCAGGATTACAAGAAAGTTTCAGCCCTGAACTCTGTGCATTGCGAACACGTGGAGGATGAGGGAGAATCCAg GTACAAGATCACTGACATCATTGGAAAAGATGAAGGGCTGGGCGTGGAGAACCTGAAAGGGTCTGGGATGATTGCTGGAGAATCCTCTCTGGCTTACGATGAGATCATCACCATGAACCTG GTCACATGCAGAGCCATAGGGATCGGGGCCTATCTGGTGAGGCTCGGACAGAGAACCATTCAAGTGGACAACTCTCACATTATCCTCACTGGAGCTGGAGCACTCAACAAG GTGCTGGGCAGAGAAGTGTACACGTCCAACAACCAACTCGGCGGCATTCAAATCATGCACAACAATGGCGTGACCCATACTACTGTTTGCGATGACTTTGAGGGAGTCTTCGCGCTCCTGCAGTGGCTGTCCTACATGCCCATG tgtaAATCCAGTCCAGTGCCCATCCTCAATGCCAAGGATCCCATAGATCGGCTAGTGGATTTTATACCTACAAAGACTCCCTATGACCCTCGCTGGATGCTAGCAGGACGTCCCAGCCAGA CTCCAAAGGGTTCCTGGCAGAGTGGCTTTTTTGACCAGGGCTCCTTCATGGAGATCATGCAGCCGTGGGCTCAGAGCGTGGTGGTAGGCAGAGCCAG ACTGGGCGGGATACCTACCGGGGTGGTCGCCGTGGAAACCAGGTCAGTGGAGCTGTCGATCCCAGCCGATCCAGCCAATCTGGACTCAGAGGCGAAG ATCATCCAGCAGGCAGGGCAGGTGTGGTTCCCAGACTCTGCTTTCAAAACAGCCCAGGCCATCAAGGACCTGAACAGAGAGGGCCTACCTCTTATGGTGTTTTCCAACTGGAGGGGCTTTTCTGGAGGAATGAAAG ACATGTACGACCAGGTGCTGAAGTTCGGGGCCTACATCGTGGACGGGCTGAGGGAGTACAAGCAGCCGGTGCTGGTTTATATCCCCCCCCAGGCCGAGCTGAGGGGAGGATCCTGGGTGGTCATAGATCCCACCATCAACCCACGTCACATGGAGATGTACGCCGACAAGGACAGCCG AGGTGGAGTTTTGGAGCCCGAAGGAACGGTGGAGATCAAATTCAGGAGGAAGGATTTGGTGAAGACCATGAGAAGAGTGGATCCGATCTACACGGGCTTGTCTGAAAGACTGG GAACGCCAGAGCTGAGCCCCCCTGATCGTAAAGAGTTGGAGACCAAGCTGAAGGAGCGCGAGGAGTTCCTCCTGCCCATCTACCACCAGGTGGCTGTGCAGTTTGCGGACCTCCACGACACCCCAGGTCGCATGCAAGAGAAAGGCGTAATAACG GATATCCTCGAATGGCCCACGTCCCGTCAGTTCTTTTACTGGCGCCTGCGGCgtctgctgctggaggacacGGTGAAGAGGAAGATCCAAGAGGCCAACAGCGAGCTGACAGACGGCCAGATCCAGGCCATGCTGCGCCGCTGGTTTGTGGAGGCCGAGGGGGCCGTCAAG